The sequence CATGGTCTTCCAGCATTTCAACCTGTTTCCGCATCTCACAGCGCTGGGGAACATCGCGCTGGCGCCGCGAAAAGTGAAGGGGCTGTCGGCCGCCGAGGCCGAGCGTATCGCCATGGAGCTGCTCACCCGCGTCGGCATTCCAGATAAAGCGCAGAACTATCCGGCCCAGCTCTCCGGCGGCCAGCAGCAGCGCGTGGCCATCGCCCGCGCGCTGGCAATGAACCCGAAGGTCATGCTGTTCGACGAGCCGACCTCCGCGCTTGATCCCGAGCTGGTGGGCGAGGTGCTGGCGGTGATGGAGCAGGTGGCCGGCGAGGGGATGACGATGGTGGTGGCCACCCACGAAATGGGCTTCGCGAAGAAGGTCGCCAACCGGGTCGTCTTCATGGACCAGGGCAAGCTCGTCGAGGTCGGGACCCCCGACGCCATCTTCAGTCGCCCGCGGCACGACCGGATCCGCCGCTTTCTGGAGAAGATCCTCGTCTGAGGCAGCCCGTGAAGCTAGCCGGCCGGGTGGCGGTGGTCACGGGCGCGGGCTCAGGCATCGGCCGCGCAGTGGCGGAGTTGTTGGCGGAGGAGGGCGCCCGCGTGG comes from Candidatus Methylomirabilota bacterium and encodes:
- a CDS encoding amino acid ABC transporter ATP-binding protein is translated as MVFQHFNLFPHLTALGNIALAPRKVKGLSAAEAERIAMELLTRVGIPDKAQNYPAQLSGGQQQRVAIARALAMNPKVMLFDEPTSALDPELVGEVLAVMEQVAGEGMTMVVATHEMGFAKKVANRVVFMDQGKLVEVGTPDAIFSRPRHDRIRRFLEKILV